Proteins from one Erpetoichthys calabaricus chromosome 11, fErpCal1.3, whole genome shotgun sequence genomic window:
- the LOC114661042 gene encoding hemoglobin subunit beta-1-like codes for MVHWEDTELSAIASTWGHVNQEEIGHEALVRLLVVYPWTLRYFKKFGNLANAAAIAGNASVRQHGKTVMGAVDQAIHDLAHVDQTYSALSKLHSDTLHVDPHNFKLLGNCIEITLANHFPGEITPCVQGAWHKALEVIASALSKRYH; via the exons ATGGTTCATTGGGAAGATACTGAGCTGAGCGCCATCGCTTCCACCTGGGGGCACGTGAACCAGGAGGAGATTGGGCACGAGGCTCTGGTCAG GCTCCTGGTGGTCTACCCCTGGACTCTGAGGTATTTCAAGAAATTTGGAAACCTCGCCAACGCCGCTGCCATCGCTGGTAACGCCAGTGTCCGCCAGCATGGCAAGACTGTGATGGGCGCCGTGGACCAGGCCATTCACGATCTGGCTCATGTGGACCAGACCTACTCGGCTCTGAGCAAACTGCACTCTGACACCCTCCACGTGGACCCCCACAACTTCAAG CTCCTGGGCAATTGCATAGAAATTACTTTGGCTAATCACTTCCCCGGAGAAATCACCCCATGTGTCCAGGGTGCCTGGCATAAGGCTCTGGAAGTGATCGCCTCTGCCCTCAGCAAGAGATACCACTAA